The Thalassotalea sp. 273M-4 genome includes a region encoding these proteins:
- a CDS encoding YheU family protein encodes MIIPISEISPQALENIIESYILRDGTDYGAVEMSLADKKQQLKRQLEQGALVIVYSELHETVNILPKEQFEQSS; translated from the coding sequence ATGATCATTCCAATTTCCGAAATCAGCCCTCAAGCGCTTGAAAACATCATTGAAAGTTATATTTTAAGAGATGGTACCGATTACGGCGCGGTTGAAATGTCGTTGGCGGATAAAAAGCAACAACTAAAGCGCCAGCTAGAACAAGGCGCTTTAGTTATTGTCTATTCTGAATTACACGAAACGGTAAATATTTTACCCAAAGAGCAATTTGAGCAAAGTTCTTAG
- the nudE gene encoding ADP compounds hydrolase NudE — translation MDKDSKQTLPKVLDTKEVAKTRLIAIDEVQLKFSNGEQRTYEKVRSGGRGAVLIVPMLDDDTMLLIREYSAGTHSYQLGFPKGLIDPGENAEQAANRELQEEIHMASNNITFLKQVCLAPAFFNARMDLFIATDLIPSKLIGDEPEPLQVVPWKLSEYQQLLAQPDFTEARSITALMLAREYLEERYG, via the coding sequence ATGGACAAAGACTCTAAACAGACCTTACCCAAGGTGCTCGATACCAAAGAAGTTGCCAAAACACGGTTGATTGCCATTGACGAAGTACAGTTAAAATTTAGCAATGGAGAGCAACGAACATACGAGAAAGTGCGCAGCGGTGGGCGCGGAGCCGTGTTAATAGTGCCTATGCTAGATGATGACACCATGTTGTTGATTCGTGAATATTCTGCCGGTACCCACTCATATCAACTTGGCTTTCCCAAAGGGTTAATCGACCCGGGCGAGAATGCTGAACAGGCCGCAAATAGAGAGCTACAAGAAGAGATTCATATGGCTTCTAATAACATCACATTTTTAAAGCAAGTTTGTTTGGCCCCAGCGTTTTTTAACGCCCGCATGGATTTATTTATTGCTACGGACTTAATTCCGAGTAAGCTTATTGGTGATGAGCCTGAACCTCTTCAAGTTGTCCCGTGGAAATTATCTGAATATCAACAATTGTTAGCACAACCTGACTTTACCGAAGCACGAAGTATTACTGCCTTAATGTTGGCAAGAGAGTATTTAGAAGAACGATATGGCTGA
- a CDS encoding YceI family protein, with protein MAKFKTLICIVALVWQLPAMAKWQLDNTSSNLSFISTKKHTVMEVHQFNRLSGYISEQGKARLEIDLASVNTAIPIRDERMKQWLFETQQYPKADVELSIDKALINSLEVGQSSQISVKAELSLHGEKQAVVASILVTKTAENSVSVSSWQPVLIQAGDFNLLAGLIKLQEIAQLTSISPVVPVSFVLNFKAQD; from the coding sequence ATGGCTAAATTTAAAACCTTGATATGTATTGTCGCCTTAGTTTGGCAATTGCCCGCTATGGCAAAATGGCAGTTAGACAATACCAGTTCCAATTTGAGCTTTATTTCCACTAAAAAGCACACGGTTATGGAAGTGCATCAATTTAATCGTCTTAGTGGTTATATTTCAGAGCAAGGCAAAGCGCGTTTAGAAATTGATCTGGCCAGTGTCAATACCGCAATCCCGATTAGAGATGAGCGAATGAAGCAATGGTTGTTTGAAACGCAACAATATCCAAAAGCAGACGTTGAACTAAGCATAGACAAGGCGCTTATTAACAGCTTAGAGGTAGGTCAAAGTAGCCAAATTTCTGTTAAAGCTGAGTTGTCCTTACATGGTGAAAAACAAGCGGTAGTTGCTAGCATACTGGTTACTAAAACGGCTGAAAATTCAGTGTCAGTGAGCAGTTGGCAACCTGTTTTGATTCAAGCGGGTGATTTTAATTTGCTGGCTGGGCTTATAAAACTGCAAGAAATAGCTCAACTTACTAGCATCAGTCCCGTAGTACCAGTAAGTTTTGTTTTAAACTTTAAAGCCCAAGACTAA
- a CDS encoding hydrolase, translating into MKKSSTFKPAWWLNNPHLQTMAPKLIRNKQRIKVDTETIELPDGDFLDLAWTADPKEHPNKPIVMVLHGLEGSINSPYAKGMMNAISQRNWIGVLMHFRGCSGRPNRQSHSYHSGDTWDLHYCSHLLHQRHPNHPKGILGFSLGGNVLTRYLAEEANNPFNCAAVICAPLHLQSCSQRISRGFSKVYQRYLINMLKSSALQKIDLQLLPNYSKQEIKGISTLYEFDSKITAPINGFDSAEDYYHKASGMYVIDQIVKPTLFIHAKDDPFLSHQEIEDLQINNPNISFEISHGGGHVGFISGRNPFKPEFWLEHRVLEFFADYLNK; encoded by the coding sequence ATGAAAAAAAGCAGTACCTTTAAGCCAGCATGGTGGCTTAACAACCCCCATTTGCAAACCATGGCGCCTAAACTTATTCGTAACAAGCAACGAATAAAAGTCGACACCGAAACGATTGAGCTACCCGATGGTGATTTTCTCGATCTGGCTTGGACTGCGGATCCCAAGGAGCACCCAAACAAACCCATCGTCATGGTTTTGCACGGCTTAGAAGGCTCGATCAATAGCCCTTATGCCAAAGGGATGATGAATGCCATTAGCCAACGCAACTGGATTGGTGTACTAATGCATTTTCGTGGTTGCAGTGGCCGCCCGAACCGTCAAAGTCATTCATACCATAGTGGCGATACTTGGGACTTACACTACTGTAGTCATCTCTTGCACCAACGCCACCCAAATCACCCTAAAGGTATATTAGGCTTTTCTTTAGGCGGTAACGTGTTGACCCGATATTTGGCCGAAGAAGCCAATAACCCTTTTAACTGCGCTGCGGTTATTTGCGCTCCATTGCATTTACAAAGTTGTAGCCAAAGAATTTCGCGAGGCTTTTCCAAAGTCTATCAAAGGTATTTGATCAATATGCTTAAATCGAGTGCCTTACAAAAAATAGATCTGCAACTGCTCCCCAATTACAGTAAACAAGAAATTAAAGGCATCTCGACCCTTTATGAATTTGATAGCAAAATTACGGCACCCATTAACGGTTTTGACAGTGCCGAAGATTATTATCATAAAGCCAGTGGGATGTATGTGATTGATCAAATTGTCAAACCAACCTTGTTCATTCACGCTAAGGACGACCCATTTTTATCCCACCAAGAAATTGAAGACTTACAGATAAACAACCCCAACATTTCATTTGAAATCAGCCATGGCGGTGGTCACGTTGGTTTTATTAGCGGTCGAAATCCGTTTAAACCTGAATTTTGGCTTGAGCACAGAGTCCTTGAGTTCTTTGCCGATTATTTAAATAAGTAA
- a CDS encoding aminoacyl-histidine dipeptidase yields the protein MSELNQLSPQPLWQLFANICAIPHPSKHEQQISLWIQDWAKQQGLSVKEDEVGNLFIKKPATAGMENKKGVILQAHMDMVPQKNSDTQHDFLTDPIRPYIDGDWVTADGTTLGADNGIGLCSALAVLASNDIPHGPLEVLITIDEEAGMSGAFGLKSGWLDGEILINTDSEQEGEVYMGCAGGVDASSTFSLEMVSVPSDYESFNLSISGLKGGHSGVDIHTGRANANKLLVRFLLQMSETFGIGLTELNGGSLRNAIPREANASLVIAKTKVEAFKQALKQYINTLKSNLAVVEPDLDMMLLQPETFEQMWSPACQKRILSALNGCPNGVLRMSDDIQGVVETSSNLGVMRTKGPKFVALCLIRSLHDDGRLEAQEMIQSVFSLAGAKVEFSGAYPGWKPSTDSAVMNIVSDTYKQLFGKSPEIMVIHAGLECGLFKTEYPDLDMVSIGPTIKFPHSPDEKVEIASVGEYWKLLTKVLANIPDKG from the coding sequence ATGAGCGAATTAAATCAATTATCCCCACAACCGTTATGGCAATTATTTGCCAATATTTGTGCGATCCCACACCCTTCAAAACATGAACAACAAATTTCACTTTGGATCCAAGATTGGGCGAAACAACAAGGTCTAAGTGTGAAAGAAGATGAGGTCGGTAATTTATTTATTAAAAAACCAGCAACGGCCGGGATGGAAAATAAAAAAGGGGTTATTTTGCAAGCCCATATGGATATGGTGCCGCAAAAGAACTCTGATACCCAACATGACTTTTTAACCGATCCTATTCGTCCTTACATCGATGGCGATTGGGTAACCGCAGATGGTACAACCTTAGGTGCTGACAACGGCATTGGTTTATGTTCAGCATTAGCCGTACTGGCCAGTAATGATATTCCCCATGGCCCATTAGAAGTACTCATTACCATTGATGAAGAAGCGGGGATGAGTGGTGCTTTTGGTTTGAAATCGGGTTGGTTAGACGGTGAGATTTTAATTAATACCGACTCAGAGCAAGAAGGCGAAGTTTATATGGGCTGTGCTGGTGGTGTGGATGCCAGTTCAACGTTTAGCTTAGAAATGGTTTCCGTTCCAAGCGATTATGAATCTTTTAATTTGTCTATTTCAGGTTTAAAAGGTGGTCACTCAGGAGTAGATATTCACACCGGTCGTGCCAATGCAAATAAATTACTGGTACGCTTTTTACTGCAAATGAGTGAGACATTTGGTATTGGGTTAACCGAGCTTAATGGCGGTAGTTTACGCAATGCAATCCCTCGTGAAGCCAATGCCAGCTTGGTGATTGCTAAGACTAAAGTTGAAGCTTTTAAACAAGCATTAAAGCAATATATTAACACCCTAAAGAGCAATTTAGCCGTCGTTGAACCTGACCTTGATATGATGTTGCTGCAACCTGAAACGTTTGAGCAGATGTGGAGCCCTGCGTGTCAAAAACGCATTTTATCGGCACTAAATGGTTGCCCTAATGGCGTGTTACGAATGAGCGATGACATTCAAGGGGTGGTAGAAACATCATCTAATTTAGGGGTTATGCGCACGAAAGGGCCTAAGTTTGTTGCCTTATGCCTAATTAGAAGTTTACATGATGATGGCCGCTTAGAAGCTCAAGAGATGATTCAATCGGTGTTTTCACTGGCCGGTGCCAAGGTGGAGTTTTCGGGCGCATACCCAGGCTGGAAACCCAGTACAGACTCGGCGGTTATGAATATCGTAAGTGATACTTATAAACAGTTATTTGGTAAATCTCCAGAAATCATGGTGATTCATGCGGGCTTAGAATGTGGGCTATTTAAAACCGAATATCCAGATTTAGACATGGTTTCTATAGGCCCAACCATTAAGTTTCCACATTCTCCAGATGAGAAAGTGGAGATTGCCAGTGTTGGAGAATACTGGAAGCTGTTAACCAAAGTGTTAGCCAATATTCCTGATAAAGGCTAA
- the cysQ gene encoding 3'(2'),5'-bisphosphate nucleotidase CysQ, translating into MADLHKLLETALTAAKEAGKEIMSFYHHDQLKKFTKDDDTPVTEADLAANQVLVEHLRQATPEIPIISEESDNIALAERAQWPMYWLLDPIDGTGEFIAQSGDFAVNIALVQNGWPVIGVIHAPAHEVTYYGCKKGGAFKQDNQGTKQIKVAPYDGKRTLNVGVSRRQKLSTIANFLNERYQYQHIPLGSCSLKNCQIAEGTTDCYLRIGPTGEWDTGASQCILEEAGGTILDSELLPLTYNQRESLMNPDFISLGNPAIDWQDVIIKHKCARDY; encoded by the coding sequence ATGGCTGATTTACATAAACTGCTAGAAACTGCGTTAACGGCAGCTAAAGAAGCAGGAAAAGAGATCATGAGCTTTTACCATCATGATCAATTAAAAAAATTTACCAAAGATGATGACACCCCTGTCACCGAAGCCGATTTAGCGGCAAATCAAGTGTTGGTAGAACACTTGCGCCAAGCGACCCCAGAGATCCCCATTATTTCAGAAGAGAGTGACAACATTGCTTTGGCCGAGCGCGCTCAATGGCCGATGTATTGGTTACTCGACCCTATTGATGGTACGGGCGAGTTTATTGCTCAAAGTGGGGATTTTGCCGTTAATATTGCCCTTGTGCAAAATGGCTGGCCTGTTATTGGCGTTATTCATGCACCCGCACACGAAGTCACCTATTATGGCTGTAAAAAGGGGGGCGCATTTAAACAAGACAATCAGGGCACGAAACAAATTAAGGTGGCGCCATATGATGGCAAGCGCACTCTAAATGTTGGTGTAAGCCGACGTCAAAAACTCTCGACCATTGCCAACTTTTTAAATGAACGCTACCAGTATCAGCATATCCCTCTTGGAAGTTGCTCATTAAAAAATTGTCAAATTGCCGAGGGTACCACAGACTGCTACTTGCGCATTGGTCCGACAGGCGAGTGGGATACGGGGGCTAGCCAATGTATTTTAGAAGAAGCTGGTGGCACCATTTTAGACAGTGAACTGCTACCGCTAACATACAACCAACGTGAGAGTTTAATGAATCCTGACTTTATCAGTTTGGGCAACCCCGCCATTGATTGGCAGGATGTGATCATTAAACACAAGTGTGCAAGAGACTATTAA
- the yrfG gene encoding GMP/IMP nucleotidase has protein sequence MFDWAKIHTVLLDMDGTILDLHFDNHFWLHHLPLSYAKQKGVSETSAKQYLTSCYQDVEGTISWYCLDYWAEKTQLPINQLKREIQHLIQLRDDAHDFLTALRDSGRQVILVTNAHPDSLALKIERTQLDKYFDQLISCHQFGTTKESQLLWQRLQAHVGFDNATTLFVDDSLAVLNSAKKYGIEHILAVANPDSKREHNAISGFPTITDYRTLIDDILASPIN, from the coding sequence ATGTTTGATTGGGCAAAAATTCATACCGTATTACTGGATATGGATGGCACCATTTTAGATTTACATTTTGACAATCATTTTTGGTTGCACCATTTGCCTCTAAGTTATGCCAAACAAAAAGGCGTCAGCGAAACATCGGCCAAGCAATATTTAACCTCCTGCTATCAAGATGTTGAAGGCACCATTTCTTGGTATTGCTTAGATTATTGGGCAGAAAAAACCCAACTGCCGATCAATCAATTAAAAAGAGAAATTCAACATCTTATTCAACTACGTGATGATGCTCACGACTTTTTAACCGCGTTAAGGGATTCGGGACGTCAGGTTATATTAGTGACCAATGCTCACCCTGATTCACTGGCCTTAAAAATTGAACGTACTCAATTAGACAAATATTTTGACCAACTGATTTCCTGCCATCAATTTGGCACTACCAAAGAGTCCCAGTTACTTTGGCAACGCCTACAAGCCCATGTCGGCTTTGATAATGCCACCACGCTCTTTGTCGATGACAGTTTGGCGGTGCTTAATTCGGCGAAAAAATATGGCATTGAACACATATTGGCAGTGGCCAACCCTGACAGTAAACGCGAACATAATGCAATTTCAGGTTTTCCAACCATCACCGACTACCGAACACTCATCGACGATATTTTAGCTAGCCCTATAAACTAA